Within Malus domestica chromosome 04, GDT2T_hap1, the genomic segment AAATTGTTTAAGATTggtgacccaattagaactaaaacttttcttagttttgattggtggcttttggaccacacacacacacacacacctaccttctctctcattcccgtgctctctctctctctctctctctctctctctctctctctctctctctcgtagactctctctctctcccttcttcgtACGAACAACTCCCAAACACCAGCTACCATTCACAGATCGAGGGATTTAAAGTCACCATCGTCTTCCTAGTAACTCCACGAGTCGAATGGTACCTTTAGTTCGAGGAGAAGTTCACAGGAACTCGAGGAACTAGAAGCTCCGGTGTGAGGTACAGTACCTTGACTTTGATCGTGGTTGTTTTAACGTGTTTTAATGCTTAAGAAAGGTTCTAAAAAACTTTATTTAAGTTTTTGAGAAGTTTTGAGGTGATTTGGACGTTAAGAACCCTCGAAACCATAACCCCGATCTTGAGTACTGTGCATGCACTAATTAATGCGTGGATTTTAGGAGTTTTTAAGCTCATAgggagctttaggaggtcctaaggaggctcggagtggtTCGTTGGATAAATTTGGATGTCGGAAAGCCGTAATACGAAGAGTTGCAGAGGTGGCAAAAAATTCGAGCTTTCTCCGGTGAAATCTCATGGGTTTTAGGACCCAACTCAGGTATAACGTTGTTCTACTCTTCGAGAGCTTTCATTTGGTTCAAGTTTCAAGAATTTTGGGTTAAAAATGGCCGAGATATAAGCTGTTGAAAAATTCCTAGTTTTCCGGTGACGGCGACAGTCGTCGGAgttcgaaggaagaagaagaccgAATATTCCGTTAAGTAAACAGAATATTCTAAAGGCGTTAAGTCACGCCGTTAAGTTTTATTAAGGAAcaaacggaatattcctgacgacGTTAATTGACCCCGTCAGTATGCCTGGCacatggccgcgcgtggggggcgcgtctggccgtgccaTTGTCGGCATGTGGGGGCGCTTGAGGCTTCcaaaaattaatctaaaaatatgcgGATGTTCCTAaagttgtgtaggtcactatggtatattcatatactcattttgagctatgtatgagaagttattagctagttttgtctatgtgctttaaaataacgtttttatagttaattcgcatataggtgtgACTTATCCCGAGGGTGAGCGTatccaagggcgactcgggggctacgacctttcggcatatcagtgagtgggcttttggttttcagtatatattatatacttgatattttcctagAAAAAAGGTTTTTAAATGATAGTATGCCttaatgccatgcatataagttataattcatacatgaattggtatgtgatgctttatatatataaatgtggtgctgtggatgctcaggtaagctcaagtaagttgtgtttggttatgtgaatcatcgatgaggtaatatgtgattgattaatggtcataaaactgcacttagggtgattgtgatttagccagagttaTGGCATaggcctgtttattatgtcacctctcgcacaatatgctcatattggatccaatttaggtgcacaatcttgtcgtacagacctttactatggttccgactcgtaggtgactagctaTTTATCACCCAGCTATTATGtaagagtagtattgagcatgattatattacacccattattgtcgtacagacctttttgtttggttctgactcttgtgcagtatattaccgtataggtcatagtagtgactccgactagagtgacttttgagctatgaattcagccgtacagactactaaCGAGGTTCCGGCtcacatgttatatttctatgaaattatttttaccTAAATTGCTTATtctattatatcttggcatggcatatacatgaaaataattatatgaattgaattgaattgatatgatttcatatacatttatgtatatgcttataatcttgattctgggaaaagttatacatgttttacaacgaggggttagttatgttgataaatgaaatgattttgtaaaacatttgtttttgaccactcacattttctgttttgcgcccctctaggttttaagtaagcttgttgttggtggcttgaagacgtcggcagttctgacctatctaaataatagtaggacattcctggtactgtataactagtacttgtcctactagactgcacttagacttattatgctctgattaggaatgCTTAattttgtaactaactcctatcacttcctgtttagtagtgcactctagtaattcagtgtttaattattcgtatatttcctttctttattgcttccgcactgtgcacatggctacgtcactctgacatgacggccaacatgccttgaactcggttggggtgtgtcagtttagtatcagagcttaggtttAGCAATCCTATATAATTCTTGAATAttctaatccttgtgatgtcttatgtcagaactatgccgcctcgtagagagccgcGTCAATCAGCTGAACCTAGTTTCCCCcatattgctcaattaggggaagttATAGTATCTGCCATTCAGTCTGCATTCTATACTCCCTAGGGGACACCTCTTGAGACAGTTTATAACCTGAAGTTGACTCACTTCATTGGAAATGAAGGTCATGAAAGGGCAGAAAAATGGCTTAATCATATTGAGAAGACATTTCTAATGATGCagagtcaagggaatcttccttctgataggtaggtcgagacgactacttggtttttgggagagcagcctgcatcctggtggagacaggaGTCTTACCAGCTGACCCCAGCAGAGATTGCAGACTGGGGAGTATTTAAAGAGCCGTTTCGAAAAAGGttcattcctcctgagtatattgTTCGTAAGAAACAGGAGTTCACTCATTTGAAGCAAGGAAAGAGTCAgctaatgagtattacaggatgtTTACTGATCTGTCGAGATATGATTCGGAGGTTGCTGCTAACCCAGTTGAGTTTTATAAGATTCTACTGAGGATTGAGTTTCAGATTAGGtgctaagaagaaatggcgttccaTAGCGACATCGACTCATTGTGCCACTTACCAGAagttttatgagattctactgaggattaaggactcagagaacatgcctagtgaaagtgaggatgaagaaagaaagaatgggGACCAGAGAcgagatgacaaaggaaaagggcaagcatTTCAGGGACCTCGCAAGACTCAGAATTTTAAGATGAGTGGTGGtagttccagctcttctagcGGGAGATTGAGTACTAATATGCAGAGAAGAGGTGGCAGATTTACTGGAGGCCCTAGGTTTCAGAGgcagagagattttggtggtttAGGTGGATCCGGTGCTCCCTTATGCCGCAGATATAATAttaggcattttggggagtgtaggagaggcagcaGTGGATACTTCACTTGTGGTCAGATGGGTCATAGGGCTGCTCAATGCCCTCAGAGTCAACAGAGACCCCAGCAGTGTTCATTCCCACCACCTGCACCGACCCAGCAAACTTCAGGATCTGGTGGTTATACCCAGACTAGGCGAGGATGTGCTTATCATTATCAAGGCGACGCCACTTCTTACACCTCAGGATAGCAACAGTACTCTCCGGATCCTCAGTATCAGAGTGGATACCCTCGGTATCAGGGAGGATCTATGTCTTATCAACCACATTCAGCTAGAGGATCTCAGTGGTACCAAGGGGGATAGCCCCAGCAAGGAGAGATTGCTACTAGTAGTGCAGAATCTTCAAGGCAGTTGGGTCAGCAGAGGCAGAGATGTGGTGTTCATACAAACataggtcgtggtggacgataGCAGAATCAGGGGCGTATCCACAAcatgtcactgcaagatgcccagaataatccagatttaatcatgggtacgttaaatattcttggtcattttgctagagtattgattgattgtggtgctacacattctattatttctcatacatttactCAAGTGACACAACCctatcctacacctctaggatataatttagaattttctatgcctagaggggatagaTGTTTCGTGGATCgagtatatccaggatgtccagtgatagtAGAGGATGTTATTATACTGGCTAATCTTATGCCATTGGATATTAtagattttgatgtgattttgggcactgattggttgcactataatcgtgccaagatagattgttatggaaaAACAATCACATTTCATTATCCtagattacctgaagttacatttgtaggagagcctaatggggtgaggcatggtattatttcagccatgaaagcaaagagattgttgtcgaaaggttgtcagggatatttggctcatatGGTATTGAATGATGATACttctagtagtgtggaggatgttcgtgtggTCAGATACTTTTCGGATGTATTCCCTGAAGATTTGCCTGGGTTGCTGCCAGATAGAGAGGTGGAGTTCGTTATTGATCTGCTTTCAGGTACGAAttctatatctttgactccttatagaatgggtcctgctgaattaagggaattgaaagtttagttacaagagttagtggataaaggttttattcagcctagtacttcaccttggtgAGCTtcagttttatttgtgaggaagaaagatggaactttgaggttGTGCATTGACTATAAACAACTGAATCGGGTAACCATTAAGAAccattatccattgcctcgtatagatgatttatttgatcaactcagaggttcctatgtattttctaagattgacttgaggtcgggttactaccagttgaagattaaaaacgaacatgtccctaaaaccgcattcaggactcgatatggtcattatgaattttttgtgatgccattcgggttaactaatgcaccagtagcttttatggatttgatgaatcgagtattccaaccatatttggacaggtttgttattgtcttcactgacgatattctggtatactctaagtctaaggctgagcatgctagacatttGAAGTTGATGTTGagcagtttgagggaacaccaactatatgttaagtttagcaaatgtgaattttggttgaatcaagtggcatttttgggacttgtcatttctgctcaaggcattcaagtggattTGCAGAAGgtggcagctgtggagaattgcAAGCAACCTTGAACCGTTACCGAGGTAcagagttttcttggcctaacaggctattatagacggttcgttaaggatttttcagtgattgctttgccattgacgAGGTTGACTTGAAAGGATATTAAGTTTGAATGGGATAAtaaatgtgagcaaagtttccaacagttgaagtattatctcactcatgcacctgttctagcacttccaaatgatagcggtaattatgaggtttatagtgatgcttctccGAATGGTTTtggttgtgtattgatgcaacatggtagggtaattgcttatgcttcgagacagttgaaaccttacgagaagaattaccctacacatgatttggtgttagcagctatcatctttgctttgaagatttggagacattatctttatggtgagaaatgtaagatcttcacatatcataagagtcttcagtatctgtttactcagagagatcttaatcttcgacagcggaggtggattgagttacttagtgactatgattgcacAATTGAGTATCATCCTGTTCGTGCAAATGCAGTAgcggatgcacttagtaggaagactccagccagacttaatgttatttatgattgtcatgttcctcttctagCAAATTTAAGATCCACTAGGgtggagttaggagtggaagatcgaggagaagccttgcttgctaattttcaggttaggccaattttaattgatcgtgtgcttgaagctcagatgaatgatgaagggacccaggaaataattcaagtaAGGAATCAAGGAAAAAAGAGAGATTTCGGAATTCGAGAATCTGATGATATGCTTATGCAAGAAAGCAGAATGTATGTGCTAAATAATGCAGagttaaaaaaagaaattttggatgaagcacatatttcagcatatgcgatgcatccaggaggcactaagatgtatcataccattagaccattttattattggccgagtatgaaaagagaaattgccgaatatgtgagtaggtgtacCATTTGCCAACAagttaaagctgaaaggaaaaagccatttgggttgatgcagccacttcctgTTCCAcaatggaaatgggaaaatattactatggattttgtgtacaagcttcctcatacacataatggttatgactgcatttgggtggtagttgatcggcttactaagtcagcacattttattctAGTGAGGGATAAGTATTCGTTAAGCcaattagctaagttatttatatcgcagattgtgaagtaccatggtgtgccagttaatattatctcggatcgggatcctagatttacttccaagttctggataacattccaggaagctcttggtacgagattgTTTTATAGTACAacatatcatcctcagacagatggacaatctgagaggattattcagacattagaggatatgttgaggTCTTCAGTGCTACAGTTTGAAGATAGttggcatgattatttggttttgatggagttcgcctacaacaatagttatcattcgagtattggtatggcaccatttgaggcactttatgggaaatcttgtcgtacgcctctatgttggtcagaggttggcgaaagagttttagtgggccctgagattgtggatgtgactactcaaaatattcaggtaattaagtctaacctaaaagcggcccaggatcgacaaaagagcttagcagacaagcatgccactgatCGGAAGTATGATgaaggtgattgggtatttctgaagctatcaccttggaaatGTGTAGTACGAtttgaaaagaaaggaaagttgagtcctaggtatattggaccatatatgatcactgAGCGAGTCGGTGAGGTTACTTACAgacttgagttgcctccagagttgtctaaGGTGCACGAtgtatttcatgtttcgatgcttcaaCATTATGTTTCaaatccttcacatgtgattcctcctcaacctttggaaattaatccggatttgacttatgatgaggaaccaatgACTCTTTTGGATTAGAAGGATAAGGAACTAAGGAACAAGACCGTGCGTTTAGTGAAAgtgttatggagaaatcattcagtggaagaagctacttgggagacaaaggatcgaatgagagagatgtatccatgcttgttttatgattattagtggatgtattTGTTATGTACAATTTCGAGGACAAAATTTTATAAagtggggagattgtcacagcccatccCAAATATATAATTTTCGACGATGTGGAATGACGGAATTGCCCTCGAACGTTAAATAATGTGTGTGAGTTATTATTGGGTTAAATTGTTTTAGATTggtgacccaattagaactaaaacttttcttagttttgattggtggcttttggaccacacacacacacctaccttctctctcattcccgtgctctctctctctctctagtagactctctctctcccttcttcgtACGGACAACTCCCAAACACTAGCTACCATTCACAGATTAAGGGATTTAAAATCACCATCGTCTTCCTGGTAACTCCACGAGTCGAATGGTACCTTTAGTTCGAGGAGAAGTTCATAGGAACTTGAGGAACTAGAAGCTTTGGTGTGAGGTACAGTACCTTGACTTTGATCGTGGTTGTTTTAACGTGTTTTAATGCTTAAGAAAGGTTCTAAACAACTTTATTTAAGTTTTTGAGAAGTTTTGAGGTGATTTGGACGTTGAGAACCCGAGAAACCATAACCCTGATCTTGAGTACTGTGCATGCACTAATTAATGCTTGGTTTTAGGAGTTTTTAAGCTCATAgggagctttaggaggtcctaaggaggctcggagtgatTCATTGGATAAATTTGGACGTCGGAAAGCCGTAATACAAAAAGTTACAGAGTGGCCGGAAATTCAAGCTTTCTCTGGCAAAATCTCGTGGGTTTTAGGACCCAACTTAGGTATAACGTTGTTCTACTCTTCAAGAGCTTTCATTTGGTTCAAGTTTCAAGCATTTTGGGTTAAAAATGGCCGAGATATAAGGTGTTGAAAAATTCTCAGTTTTCCGGTGACTGCGACGGTCGCCGGAGttcaaaggaaaaagaagacCGAATATTTCGTTAAGTAaatggaatattctaacggcgttaAGTCACGTCGTTAAGTTTTATTAAGGAACAAATGGAATATTCCTGACAGCGTTAATTGACCCCGTCAATATGCTTGGCACATGGTctcgcgtggggggcgcgtctAGCCGTGCCATTGTCGGCGCATAGGGGTGCGTAAGGCTTCCAAAAATTAGTCTAAAAATATGGGAATGTTCCTgaagttgtgtaggtcactgtggtatattcatatacccattttgagctatgtatgagaagttattagctagttttgtctatgtgctttaaaataacgtttttatagttaattcgtatataggtgagacttatcctgaggacgagcatATCCAAGGGCGacttgggggctacgacccttcaacatatcagtgagtgagcttttggttttcagtatatattatatacttgatattttcccagaaaaaaaggTGTTTAAATGATAGTATGCCttaatgccatgcatataagttataattcatacatgaattggtatgtgatgctttatatatatatatataaatgtggtgctgtggatgctcagttaagctcaggtaagttgtgtttggttatgtgaatcatcgatgaggtaatatgtgattgattaatgttgagctcataaaattgcacttagggtgattgtgatttagccagagttaTGGCACAGActtgtttattatgtcacctcccacaccatatgctcatattggatccaattttggtgcacagtcttgtcatacagacctttactatggttctgactcgtaagTGACCAGCTATTATGTGatagtagtattgagcatgattatattacacccattattgtcgtatagacctttttgtttggttccgactcttgtgcagtatattgccgtataggtcatagtagtgactccgaCTAGAGTGACTTttaagctatgaattcagccgtacagactaccatagGGGTTCCGACtcacatgttatatttctatgaaattatttttacctgaattgcttattctattatatcttggcatggcatatacaTGAAAATgattatatgaattgaattgaattgatataatttcatatatatttgtgtatatgcttatatcttgattctgggaaaaattatacatgttttacagcaagGGGTTAGTTATGtttataaatgaaattattttgtaaaacatttgtttttgcccactgacgttttctattttgcgcccctctaggttttaagtaagcttgctgttggtggcttgaggatgTCAGCAGTTctgacctatctaaataatagtaggacattcctggtactgtataactagtacttgtcctactagactgcacccagacttattatgctctgattaggagtgctaacttttgtaactaactcctatcacttcctgtttagtagtgcactctagtaattcagtttttaattattcgtatatttcatTTCTTTATTGCTTCCACATTGTGCATATGGCTACGTCGCTCTCatgtgatggccagcatgccttgaactcagtcggggtgtgtcaatgtcACATTATCAAGAGTTCTCTTTCCATTTCTTTAAGCATCCCTAGCTTTTCTTTAACTCAACTAACTTCATTATCGAAGGGCTTATGGATAAAATGCACCAAAGGGTTATATTGGTTAAAACCACTGCCACTCTTATGCATGTAGTTATACATCGGCTATGTCGTTCTCACACATTAGGTAATAGCGCTCACACATCACAGAACGATAATGGGTTTATGAATCCTGTACGCTTAAGTTTTTCTCCGGTCAAAATCTACTAGGATCATTTTCAACAATTATTCATAGTATTCTGCTTAGTATATGAAATGtaactttctttttttggtcTTCTGAAGGCTTAATAGAACGACATCAAAGAATTGTAGAGTAAGTGATACAAGAAATTGAAAGTTGGAAGGCACTGAACAAAGTTTTGTCAATATTTCTTTTTAACATAAAATAGACCATTGTGTGATTTTAGCTCTTTGGAATAGAAGGATATAAGTTTTCAGGTTAtactagagagactaaattttttaaaccaaatttgcaaaccaaatgatgtggttgttgatgattagattattacttaaacgttgattaatgtgcttatttcctattagtaacatatcatttgatttgcaaatttaatttaaaattttggtcttcctagcattaccctaatTTTTCTCTTTCACTCTTTCTTTCATATTTTCCCATGCTACTTACTAACAAAATTTTGGTAATTCTTAATTGACCTTTTCTTTATACTAGAGAAATTCAGCAACATAAACTAAGTGCTTGGTAGTATATTGGACGAGTAAAAGTGGAAATAATTTACACTGTTAAATCCTTAACTAATGATACATTACACTTactgattattgttttaattagagtaCTAATTTTCACACTCATGTTTTTTATGCGCGcatttagttttttgtttttcaattttcgtttgattagaagaaaagaaagtgtATAAAGACAAAGTAAGGGTTGGAGAAGGATGAGAACAAGTAAGGGTTAGACCAGGGAGTGGGGGGAAGAGGGTCTATTACTCTATTAGTTTTATGATGGAAGTTCTGTGATAGGCTACTAGGTCTGGTAGGCTCAATTCCTAATCAAACACAAAGAGGGGtcagaaaaaaaattaagagattATTGAAATTAGAGAGGCTGTCCTTTGACTTCTGCTCTCTCTCAATAAATAATATCCCCTCAAAGTAGCAGTCACCATAATCTCTCTTCCAAGTCCATTGAAACAGAGGCAAAATTAGACAGCAAACTTCCATAACAACTATTCACCACAATCTATTTGTAAGGGTCTCTGTTCTTCTCTCTTGGTTACTCAgcagtttagagagagagagagagagagagagagagagatggggagAGCTCCTTGCTGTGACAAGGCAAATGTAAAGAAAGGACCATGGTCACCTGAAGAAGATGCAAAGCTGAAAGAGTACATAGAAAAATATGGGACTGGAGGGAATTGGATTGCTCTTCCACAGAAAGCTGGTAAGTTTTTTGTTTCTACttttgttgtgtgtgtgtatttgtgATACTTTCTGAATGGCTTTTTGGTTTGCAACTGCAGGTCTTAGGAGATGTGGGAAGAGCTGCAGACTAAGATGGCTTAACTATCTGAGGCCCAACATTAAACATGGTGAATTTTCTGATGAAGAAGATAGAATTATCTGCAACCTCTTTACTAACATTGGAAGCAGGTAACCTTTTCTTCAAATCCCATTTTCTTCcacaattttccttttttatatttCCGTTCATATTTTCCACATGGGGTCCAATTCTTACCATTTTGCCCACCTGGGTTTTCAATGTAAAGAATAAAGAAAGTTTATAAGATGGGAAAATTTACATCTATCAGAGAACGTACCGTATGATTATATGTTGAAGAAATTTCATAACATGTGGGTTATATGGTTGAGGATGAAAGATTTCTTCAAGACGCATAGGTTTTAATTTCTTGTGTTCTTTTCTTGCATTATTGAACATTATatgtttgaatttcttggtcCTTTGTTTGAATTATTCAACATTATATGTTTTAATTTCTTGGGTTCTTTTCTTGCATTCCAACTTTAGATCTTTTGTGATAATTTCATATGCAGTCACACATTATTTCTTATGGAACTGAATTAAACCAATGTGTAGGTGGTCAATAATAGCAGCTCAGTTGCCAGGCAGGACTGACAATGATATCAAAAACTACTGGAACACCAAGCTAAAAAAGAAGCTCATGGGCATAAGCATTCTCCCATCCCAGCTGCTAAAATCTCACCCATCTCTTCTCCTTCAAACTTCATCCACATCCTCTTCGCCGTTATCATACCGAGGAAGCAACACCAGCACTACATTTTACACACAAACCAGGTCTTTCACCGGCACTTTGGAGCCCATTTCTTTTTCACAAAGTCTAATGAGCAGCAGTTCCATTAATTCTGCTCCTTCTGCTCTGCAAATCCCCCAAGAGAGCTTTGTGGGGAGACACATGCAGCAGCAGCATTATCAAGTCAAGGATAACATTTTGATGTTTGGAGGTGAAGCAAGTTGCAGCTCCTCTGATGGGAGTTGCAGCAACCATCAGATCACAGAAAGAGAGTATGAATATGGTGGTGCTTATGGCGGCCGCAACGGCGGTGCAACTAATGGGGAGGTGAAACTACAGATGGGTTtgcaaaattataatttttttaatggagTTGGACG encodes:
- the LOC103433108 gene encoding transcription factor RAX2, translating into MGRAPCCDKANVKKGPWSPEEDAKLKEYIEKYGTGGNWIALPQKAGLRRCGKSCRLRWLNYLRPNIKHGEFSDEEDRIICNLFTNIGSRWSIIAAQLPGRTDNDIKNYWNTKLKKKLMGISILPSQLLKSHPSLLLQTSSTSSSPLSYRGSNTSTTFYTQTRSFTGTLEPISFSQSLMSSSSINSAPSALQIPQESFVGRHMQQQHYQVKDNILMFGGEASCSSSDGSCSNHQITEREYEYGGAYGGRNGGATNGEVKLQMGLQNYNFFNGVGREQKIMQNNSSGNRMWEDQAGLDYGLEEIKQLISSTGSHNNFLFDENKTEEKVMMYY